The proteins below come from a single Lolium rigidum isolate FL_2022 unplaced genomic scaffold, APGP_CSIRO_Lrig_0.1 contig_31595_1, whole genome shotgun sequence genomic window:
- the LOC124680950 gene encoding uncharacterized protein LOC124680950 → MEAKGMNDRDTLIDLESGNNLVISEYSHGTDANFGVGLARTASNGASNLATKDDQNQHMDCSQPSTEAAARNGDDRKSEGEEKLGLLDSSGGEKAKKKRSKKPPRPPRPPTVLPLDASDQKLLNELNELALLKRARIERMKALKKMKNAKHSSTSNFCPMIVTIIFCLVILWQGFFSRQAAGVSFHGSPESSVREHNSLISIRFYKNRSSIRPQSLTSAAPNNLEMRHRGWRSLANAERLRQEHAGRA, encoded by the exons ATGGAAGCTAAGGGCATGAACGACCGGGATACTTTGATCGATTTGGAGAGCGGGAACAACCTTGTTATTAGCGAGTATAGCCATGGAACGGATGCTAATTTTGGAGTAGGCTTAGCAAGAACAGCATCAAATGGTGCGTCAAATTTGGCCACCAAGGACGACCAGAATCAGCACATGGATTGCTCCCAGCCATCTACGGAAGCTGCTGCCAGGAATGGGGATGACAGGAAGTCTGAGGGGGAGGAGAAGCTGGGCCTTTTGGATAGCTCTGGAGGCGAGAAGGCAAAGAAGAAGCGGTCAAAGAAGCCGCCGCGCCCACCGAGGCCACCCACGGTTCTGCCGTTGGATGCCTCTGACCAGAAGCTCCTCAATGAGTTGAATGAGCTCGCTTTGTTGAAGCGGGCAAGGATCGAGCGGATGAAGgctttgaagaagatgaagaacgcCAAACATTCCTCAACTAGCAATTTCTGTCCCATGATCGTCACCATTATCTTCTGCCTCGTCATACTCTGGCAAG GATTTTTCTCAAGGCAAGCGGCAGGAGTAAGCTTCCATGGATCGCCTGAATCTTCAGTTAGAGAACATAACAGTCTGATCTCAATTCGGTTCTACAAGAACCGTTCTAGCATCAGACCTCAAAGTTTGACATCTGCTGCTCCTAA CAACTTAGAAATGCGCCACCGAGGCTGGAGATCCTTAGCAAATGCCGAGAGGCTGCGGCAAGAACACGCTGGCCGAGCATGA
- the LOC124680949 gene encoding uncharacterized protein LOC124680949 produces the protein MQPPISILQYMASGLGENASMAGRKETASEMKADKNPYPLHMVVDDEEDEDALAQLFLDNDDGEEGCAADLFGNCGVISVLFETPSGFTPYGFAIFDYDAVKLTEPDAWQHIWADFVNVQNAVIWVKAFKTFEYKRYAINKNSVSPDLSSMIQKHVLNGQTLAVGNEDYKNVIQDRLRIPCVYSRVVKELMWGLMIQIQHFLPVINSQMINEDRFPMSEGMIFLLEHHNFDINPHMMVTKRIIEMAGILYECDRCVKKYDTFLRLAAQHLMKISRINTSHWDLMKLATVFKMICDPEDEISDARRLFSEQLLKRLARDAPRYQDKILKDPYSEVYKEMFSARKMRLEAGRVLVSLLKRAKKAYEDEQAGKAASDHEIGPDRKKICRGFVPVMIDELTEWHTVLSEKM, from the exons ATGCAGCCTCCAATCTCTATCTTGCAATATATGGCGAGCGGCCTGGGGGAAAACGCCTCGATGGCGGGGCGGAAGGAGACTGCCTCGGAGATGAAGGCGGATAAGAATCCCTATCCCTTGCATATGGTCGttgacgacgaagaagatgaggatgCTTTGGCGCAGTTGTTTCTTGATAATGACGATGGCGAGGAGGGGTGTGCAG CTGATCTGTTTGGGAACTGTGGGGTGATCTCGGTGCTATTTGAGACGCCCTCTGGCTTTACACCCTATGGCTTTGCAATCTTCGATTATGATGCGGTCAAGCTCACTGAACCAGATGCCTGGCAG CATATCTGGGCAGATTTCGTCAATGTGCAAAACGCA GTTATTTGGGTGAAAGCCTTCAAAACTTTTGAGTACAAACGCTACGCCATTAATAAGAATTCTGTTAGTCCAGATCTTAGTTCGATGATCCAGAAGCATGTTCTCAATGGGCAAACACTAGCTGTTGGAAATGAGGATTACAAAAATGTCATTCAGGATAGATTG AGAATACCCTGCGTGTACAGTCGTGTTGTCAAGGAGTTAATGTGGGGCTTGATGATTCAGATCCAGCATTTTCTGCCTGTGATAAATTCTCAGATGATTAATGAGGATCGCTTCCCGATGAGTGAGGGGATGATATTTCTCCTGGAGCACCATAACTTTGACATCAATCCACATATGATG GTTACTAAACGTATTATTGAGATGGCAGGCATCTTATATGAGTGTGATCGTTGTGTGAAAAAATATGATACCTTCTTGCGCTTAGCTGCTCAGCACCTTATGAAAATATCTCGCATTAACACTTCTCATTGGGATTTAATGAAACTTGCGACCGTATTCAAGATGATATGTGACCCTGAAGATGAAATTTCAGATGCCAGACGG CTGTTCTCAGAACAACTGTTGAAGAGGTTGGCGAGGGATGCACCTCGATATCAAGATAAAATCTTGAAGGATCCTTACTCTGAAGTTTATAAAGAAATGTTCTCTGCCCGAAAAATGAGGCTTGAGGCGGGTAGAGTGTTGGTCAGTTTGCTTAAGCGGGCCAAAAAAGCATATGAAGATGAACAGGCAGGCAAAGCTGCAAGTGACCATGAAATTGGTCCTGACAGGAAGAAGATTTGTCGTGGTTTCGTCCCTGTCATGATTGATGAACTTACAGAGTGGCATACCGTGCTTTCAGAAAAAATGTAA